From Mesorhizobium sp. Pch-S:
CTCCATGAACTGAGCCACGGTATCGACCCATGCCGCCGTCTTCGGAGGTATTTCCGCTTCCTCGGTCAGCCATGCCTCGACCAGCGACACATCACAGCCCAGCGCCTGCGCCAGGGTTTCAGGCGACCAGCGGACAATCGACAGACATTCTTCGAGCCGTTCAGGTGTCATCGCAAGGTGTCGTCCTGTTTCATCCGTGGCTTCCTCAATTCGAAACCGCCTGCAGTTCCTTCGGCAGGGGCTGACTGGAGCATCGCATATGCATGTCGCGGGCAATCTGCTTGCGCTGCTTGTCCTGATGTTCCTTGATGGCGAGCGCAATCCCGATTCCGTACGGGCCAAGCAAGAGGCCAGGTGCCAGCTTACGGGTCTCTTTCTCCTTGGCTTCAAAAGCCACAGCAGTCGCTCGAACCTGTTGACACTGCTTCGATCGCCATTTGGGATCTTTGGTCGAGAGCGTGGCTGCGTAATTGGTCGGGGATGTCGCGCAGGCGGAAACGAGTGCCATCAGCAGGACTGCTGTTCCCGTCCATATTCGATCCATTGCCAGATGGTCTCCACGTGTTCAGCCGTTGACCTTCGGCCAGGCAATCCGTTGCGTTTCTCAGGCGCGATGGCCGTGAGGGTCGTGCCATCACACCGGATGCCGGCTGTGGCGACCATCGATACCCTAAGCGGGTTTCGGAATGGCCCACAAGCGCCAATGGCCTCGAATTATGAAAAGGCAGGCTAATGGTCCAGACCGTCTTCGGGGCGTGTCCGCCGGCCGAACCGTCCTATAGTGGCGCGGCCCCCGCTTTGCGGTAACAACCATGGGCCGACCTGATCGCTGTCCGTTTCAGATAGAGGGATGATCGGCCATTGCAGCTGGATTGTTGTTGCTGCCTGGCCAGCCCCAGTGCGAGATCAAGCGTCTCTGTGCTGGAGGTCTGCTTCCGGGGAAGGCACGGTTCGAAGCCGATCAAGAGCCGGCTTCGCGTAGCAACAAGCAGAGCGTCTACCTTTCCATGACCATTTATGCGGCGTCGGAAGAGCGCTTCTTCTTTTCCAGCCTCTTCTTCTCCAGTTCCCGCTTCCTGACGATTTCGCTCAGGATCTGGTGGGCAGCTTCCGCTTCGCGCTTGCTGAGCCCGGCAAGAAGCTGATTGGCAAAAACCACGGGCTGGTCGGTCTCGTTGTCCCACACCGACCACAGGTCGGTTGGCTCCAGCACTAGCTCAAAACGTTCCTTCACAATCGCCTCCGTTTTCCCCACGCCCTGGCATGGCGAGAGTGGTGCGCGATTCTGATCAATGAAACATGAGTAAAATCAGTATGATAAGATTAGAATTTTATTGAATGATCGAGTTTGCGGTCAATTTGACCCGGCAATGTCGATCATTGGCTAAAGATCAGTGAAACAAATCCGCCTGCATGGCGCTCCAGCCGGCCGGCAAGGTCGAGCTCCAGCAGAATCATTGCGACCTGAGCGGGGTGCAGACCGGTATGGCGGATGATTTCATCAATATTTACAGGGGCTTGCCCAAGCGTTTCGACAACCCGTTGGCGCTCCCTGTCGCCGGGTGGGGCCGTCGTCGAAAATTCAGGCGGTTCCTCCACAGGAATGTTCGGTACGAACCGCGTGCCGATCAGAGGTGTCAGTGCGTTAAGTATGTCCGCTGTTTCGGTGACGAGAGTGGCGCCATCCTTAATGAGAGCATTCGTGCCTCGAGCGCGTGGATCGAGCGGCGAGCCCGGGACCGCAAAGACAAGTCGTCCCATTTCCGTGGCCAGCCGCGCGCTGATCAGTGATCCCGACCGCTCGGCGGCTTCCACGACGACGAGCCCGAGTGAAGCACCGGCCACCAGCCGGTTGCGGCGTGGAAAATCCTGGGCGCGGGGCTGCCAACCGAACGGCATTTCGGAAATCACGGCGCCGCGCTCGACGATCTCATCGATGAGTCCGGCATTTTCGGGCGGATAGGGTTGATCCAGTCCGCCCGCCAGCACAGCAACCGTGCCCGTGAGAAGACTGCTCTGATGAGCGGCGGTATCGATGCCGCGTGCAAGGCCGGAGACAATTCCATAGCCTTCTCGACCAAGTTCGTTCGCAAGCAGACGTGCCATCTTGATGCCGGCGAGCGAGGCATTGCGCGCACCGACAATGGCGACTGCCGGCACCGTAAACACCGCGCCAATGCCTTTCATGGCGAGTACGGGCGGTGGGTGATCCATCTGCTTGAGCAGCGATGGATAGTCTGGCTCTCCAATGCAGACAAAACGCGCGCCTACGCGCCTTGCGGCTTGCATCTCAGCCTCGATCTCGGCGATGGCCGGGATCCTGACCGTACGGCTGGCGCCGCCGGAAATCGTCAGTTCAGGCAAGACCTCGAGTGCTGCTTCGGCTGAACCGAAGCGGTTGACGAGTGAACGAAACGAAGCCGGTCCGACATTCGGTGTGCGGATCAGGCGCAGCCAGTTCAGCCGTTGCCGGTCGCTGAGGCGCAACCCGGCAACTGGCTTGCTCACCCTTTTGCCCCGATCCTGCCCTCTGTTCCGGCCCTCAGTCGCTCGATGTTGGCGCGGTGCTTGTAGAAGATCAGCACGCTCATCAGCGCGAACGCCAGCGCATATTGCGCGTGGCCGAAGAAGAACA
This genomic window contains:
- the dprA gene encoding DNA-processing protein DprA — translated: MSKPVAGLRLSDRQRLNWLRLIRTPNVGPASFRSLVNRFGSAEAALEVLPELTISGGASRTVRIPAIAEIEAEMQAARRVGARFVCIGEPDYPSLLKQMDHPPPVLAMKGIGAVFTVPAVAIVGARNASLAGIKMARLLANELGREGYGIVSGLARGIDTAAHQSSLLTGTVAVLAGGLDQPYPPENAGLIDEIVERGAVISEMPFGWQPRAQDFPRRNRLVAGASLGLVVVEAAERSGSLISARLATEMGRLVFAVPGSPLDPRARGTNALIKDGATLVTETADILNALTPLIGTRFVPNIPVEEPPEFSTTAPPGDRERQRVVETLGQAPVNIDEIIRHTGLHPAQVAMILLELDLAGRLERHAGGFVSLIFSQ